From Chloracidobacterium sp., the proteins below share one genomic window:
- the ndk gene encoding nucleoside-diphosphate kinase has product MSLEMTLAIIKPDAVRAGNIGNIIQRITDAGFRLRGLRMMRLTRPQAESFYAVHRERPFFGELVDFMCSGPVVVMALEKEDAVRAWRDLMGPTNAKDAPKGTIRGDFGTDVGENAVHGSDSPENAVSEIAFFFAASELL; this is encoded by the coding sequence ATGTCACTTGAAATGACTCTAGCCATCATCAAGCCGGACGCTGTCCGCGCCGGCAACATTGGCAACATCATCCAACGCATTACCGACGCCGGCTTTCGGTTGCGCGGCCTGCGGATGATGCGCCTAACCCGTCCGCAGGCTGAAAGCTTTTACGCAGTTCACCGGGAGCGTCCATTCTTTGGCGAGTTGGTGGATTTTATGTGCTCCGGTCCCGTTGTCGTTATGGCGTTGGAAAAGGAAGACGCGGTGCGCGCTTGGCGCGACTTGATGGGGCCGACCAATGCGAAGGACGCGCCCAAGGGGACGATTCGAGGCGATTTCGGAACGGATGTCGGCGAAAACGCCGTTCATGGTTCGGACTCCCCAGAAAACGCCGTCTCAGAGATTGCGTTCTTCTTTGCAGCAAGTGAACTGCTGTAG
- the sucD gene encoding succinate--CoA ligase subunit alpha yields MSILVNKETRLVVQGITGREGTFHARQMKEYGTKIVAGVTPNKGGTTHEGVPVFDTVAQAVAATGANASVIYVPPAFGADAIMEAAEAGVPLIVCITEGIPTVDMMRAFDFVKKRGVRLIGPNCPGVITPGECKVGIMPAHIHRPGRIGVVSRSGTLTYEAVFQLTQLGLGQSTCVGIGGDPIIGLRFVDVLRLFQDDPDTDAVVMIGEIGGTDEEMAAAFVKQSMTKPVIGFVAGRTAPPGRRMGHAGAIIAGGKGTAAEKMEAMRAAGMHVVESPAEIGAKVAEVIGRMA; encoded by the coding sequence ATGAGTATCTTAGTCAACAAAGAAACTCGTCTTGTGGTGCAGGGCATCACCGGACGCGAAGGCACGTTTCACGCCCGACAAATGAAGGAATACGGCACGAAGATTGTGGCGGGCGTGACCCCCAACAAGGGGGGTACGACGCACGAGGGCGTTCCAGTGTTTGACACCGTTGCGCAGGCCGTCGCTGCCACCGGGGCCAACGCAAGCGTCATTTACGTCCCGCCCGCCTTTGGTGCGGACGCGATCATGGAGGCTGCTGAAGCAGGCGTGCCGTTGATTGTTTGCATCACAGAGGGCATCCCGACGGTGGACATGATGCGGGCTTTTGATTTCGTCAAAAAGCGGGGCGTTCGGCTGATTGGGCCGAACTGTCCGGGCGTCATCACGCCCGGCGAGTGTAAAGTTGGTATTATGCCCGCGCATATTCACCGTCCCGGACGAATTGGCGTCGTTTCCCGCAGCGGGACGCTGACGTATGAGGCGGTTTTTCAGCTCACACAACTTGGCCTTGGGCAATCCACCTGTGTCGGCATCGGCGGCGACCCGATCATCGGCCTGCGGTTCGTGGATGTCCTGCGCCTGTTTCAGGATGATCCTGACACGGACGCCGTGGTTATGATCGGCGAAATTGGTGGAACGGATGAGGAAATGGCCGCCGCGTTCGTCAAGCAGTCAATGACTAAGCCGGTGATTGGATTTGTCGCGGGACGTACCGCTCCTCCCGGCCGTCGGATGGGCCATGCCGGCGCCATTATCGCTGGCGGCAAAGGTACGGCGGCGGAAAAGATGGAGGCGATGCGCGCAGCCGGGATGCACGTAGTTGAGAGTCCGGCGGAGATTGGCGCAAAGGTCGCCGAGGTTATTGGGCGGATGGCGTAA
- a CDS encoding MlaD family protein: protein MASRPPVGEIAPTRSAERYEPAKRRTFWLVTLALAIVAAALGWQSYQARHRFTLYVVFHDVDGLRPGAEVRLSGVKVGAVQRLTLLDARGRVENDTPQVQVALGIDRRLTGFSVTQLIHRDAVAVLKREGTLADRIVDILPGSAAAPPVAEGDFIAGRIEGDSRTIALRSAEVNANLLAMRERLVGVQTRLERGEGTLGAALKRRELADQLTALQAELGALEQSLRTGSGFAASARRRLRPRVAALQTAAAQLRVNLEAGRGATGKLLTDPKWREQATRLQARYNRLAERFDALRRASEQSALGRAAKDAAFRRKLQATRDGAAAVRGRLERAEGTAGKWLHDGRLRRELAEFTAELTKTIYDVRLSPFKYIRLKF, encoded by the coding sequence ATGGCTTCCCGCCCGCCCGTTGGAGAAATCGCGCCGACCCGCAGCGCCGAACGATACGAGCCGGCCAAGCGACGCACGTTCTGGCTGGTGACGCTGGCGCTCGCAATCGTGGCGGCGGCGCTGGGGTGGCAGTCGTACCAAGCGCGCCACCGCTTCACGCTCTACGTGGTGTTTCACGACGTGGACGGATTGCGTCCCGGCGCGGAAGTACGGCTCTCCGGCGTCAAAGTCGGCGCGGTGCAGCGGCTCACGTTGTTGGATGCTCGCGGGCGTGTTGAAAATGACACTCCGCAGGTTCAGGTGGCGCTCGGTATTGACCGGCGGCTGACGGGCTTCAGCGTAACGCAGCTCATCCACCGGGACGCCGTCGCCGTCCTCAAGCGCGAAGGGACATTGGCTGACCGGATTGTGGACATCCTGCCGGGCAGCGCTGCCGCGCCGCCCGTTGCGGAGGGCGATTTCATTGCCGGACGAATCGAAGGCGATTCGCGTACCATTGCCCTGCGCAGTGCCGAAGTCAACGCCAATCTACTGGCGATGCGGGAGCGGCTTGTGGGGGTTCAGACTCGGCTTGAACGCGGTGAAGGCACGCTGGGTGCAGCACTCAAACGCCGTGAACTAGCCGACCAGCTTACCGCCTTGCAGGCCGAGCTAGGAGCACTTGAACAATCGCTTCGCACGGGGTCGGGTTTCGCTGCATCGGCGCGACGCCGCTTGCGCCCGCGCGTGGCCGCGCTTCAGACCGCCGCCGCCCAACTGCGCGTCAATCTGGAAGCTGGGCGCGGTGCGACAGGGAAGTTGCTAACCGACCCGAAGTGGCGTGAGCAGGCGACGCGGCTTCAAGCACGTTATAACCGTCTGGCGGAGCGCTTTGACGCACTGCGGCGGGCGTCCGAGCAAAGCGCCCTAGGACGGGCGGCAAAGGACGCCGCCTTCCGCCGAAAGTTGCAGGCGACGCGTGATGGCGCAGCGGCTGTCCGTGGACGATTGGAGCGCGCCGAAGGCACTGCCGGGAAATGGCTTCACGACGGACGCCTCCGGCGCGAACTGGCTGAATTCACGGCGGAACTAACGAAGACCATTTATGACGTACGGCTCTCGCCGTTCAAGTACATCCGACTCAAGTTTTGA
- a CDS encoding PDZ domain-containing protein: MLRCFHCLLLGLLLAAVMTVLSQAQETTRPLLARTPTANRTHIVFAFAGDLWRVPRSGGEAVQLTNHPGVEADPIFSPDGRLIAFTGQYDGNTDVYVVPATGGIPQRLTYHPDVDRVVGWTPDGRRVLFASARLSESGRTQRLFTVDKNGGPAEPLPLPMATYGSFSPDGSKLVYEPLPRAFAAWKRYRGGRASYLWVAELADSSVTKIPRTDANDFNPMWIGKTIYFLSDRNGPVTLFAYDPTTKKVTQVLKHDGLDIKSASAAVGGDEAIVYEQFGGLHVFDVKTGKHAPVNITLNGDISSIRPRFEKVGTRITDAAVSPTGMRVAFEARGEILTVPAEKGTIRNLTATPGAAERNPAWSPDGQWVAYFSDVSGEYELHLREQTGVGELKTIKLEPSFYYSPTWSPDSKKIAFTDKRLNFWLADVETGTVVKFDTAQRTGGAGFRLRAPAWSPDSQWLAYTKPMRSAYSAAFVYSLESKQVTQITDAASDITGAVFDRNGKYLYLLSSTNIGPALNGFDMSSYAHRNDTVRSVHAAVLRKTDPSPAAPESDDEKVGEEKKSGDGTAAGGGTGRPGDKPKETPKVVIDFDGLSQRIVALPIPARAFVGFDVGKSNTLYLYESSGGGPGGGPSTAGLIVHKFDVEKRKLEKILEGVARFQPTANGEKCLYQQGQNWFIASLSAPIKPGEGKLRTEEMEVKVEPRLEWAQMYREVWRLERDFFYDPTYHGLDLQATARKYEPYLKAVMHRADLNYLFEEMLGELSVGHLYVRGGDLPEIRRVSGGLLGADYTVENGRYRIAKIYEGENWNPQLRAPLTQPGVNVNVGDYILAVNGEEVTAAEDIHRYFEGTADKQIVLKVSPTPDGSNARTVTVVPTASESSLRNLAWIEGNRRRVAELSGGRLAYLWLPDTAAGGYTNFNRYFFSQLDKEGAVVDERFNGGGQAADYIIDYLRKPLLSYWAVRDGEDFRTPFGTLPGPKVMIINEYAGSGGDLMPWMFRRLGIGPLVGKRTWGGLVGIGGYPALMDGGTVTAPHFAFYSPEGKWEIENHGVAPDIEVELDPQAWRNGRDTQLERAVAVAMETLTKNPPPAKPKRPAYPNYHPRK; encoded by the coding sequence ATGCTTCGCTGTTTCCATTGCCTACTGCTTGGCCTGCTGCTTGCGGCGGTGATGACCGTTTTGAGCCAAGCGCAGGAAACCACCCGCCCGTTGCTCGCACGCACGCCGACCGCCAACCGTACGCACATCGTCTTTGCCTTCGCCGGCGACCTGTGGCGCGTCCCACGAAGCGGCGGTGAGGCCGTTCAACTCACCAACCATCCCGGTGTTGAGGCGGACCCTATCTTTTCACCTGACGGAAGACTGATTGCCTTCACGGGGCAGTATGACGGCAATACGGATGTTTATGTCGTACCAGCAACGGGCGGCATCCCGCAGCGCCTGACCTATCATCCCGACGTAGATCGTGTCGTCGGTTGGACGCCGGACGGCAGGCGCGTCTTGTTTGCAAGCGCCCGGTTGAGCGAGTCGGGACGGACGCAACGCCTGTTCACCGTGGATAAAAACGGCGGCCCGGCCGAGCCGCTGCCGTTGCCAATGGCCACGTACGGCAGTTTCTCGCCGGATGGGTCCAAACTGGTCTATGAACCCCTCCCGCGCGCCTTCGCAGCGTGGAAACGCTATCGCGGCGGGCGGGCGTCGTACCTGTGGGTGGCCGAACTGGCCGATTCAAGTGTGACGAAAATTCCGCGCACCGACGCCAACGACTTCAATCCGATGTGGATCGGGAAGACAATCTACTTCCTCTCCGACCGCAACGGCCCTGTGACGCTTTTCGCCTATGATCCGACGACCAAAAAAGTAACGCAGGTGCTCAAACATGACGGCTTGGACATCAAATCCGCTTCGGCGGCGGTCGGCGGCGACGAGGCGATTGTGTACGAGCAGTTTGGCGGCCTGCATGTGTTCGATGTGAAAACCGGCAAACATGCGCCGGTCAACATCACGCTCAACGGCGACATCAGCAGTATCCGCCCACGCTTCGAAAAGGTTGGAACGCGGATAACGGACGCCGCCGTATCGCCGACCGGCATGCGCGTCGCGTTTGAAGCGCGCGGTGAGATTCTGACCGTCCCCGCGGAGAAGGGCACGATTCGCAATCTGACGGCGACGCCGGGCGCGGCGGAACGCAATCCGGCTTGGTCACCAGACGGTCAATGGGTCGCCTATTTTTCCGATGTTTCGGGAGAGTATGAACTGCACCTGCGGGAGCAGACCGGCGTCGGCGAACTCAAGACAATCAAGCTGGAGCCGTCGTTTTACTACTCGCCCACGTGGTCGCCAGACAGCAAGAAAATTGCCTTCACCGACAAGCGGCTCAACTTTTGGCTGGCCGATGTAGAAACCGGAACGGTCGTCAAGTTTGATACGGCGCAGCGCACCGGCGGCGCAGGCTTCCGGCTGCGCGCGCCGGCGTGGTCGCCCGACAGCCAGTGGCTCGCCTATACGAAGCCGATGCGTTCGGCCTACAGCGCGGCCTTTGTTTACAGCCTCGAAAGTAAGCAGGTCACACAGATCACTGACGCCGCCAGCGACATCACCGGCGCGGTCTTTGACCGCAACGGCAAGTACCTATACCTGCTTTCCAGTACGAATATTGGCCCGGCGCTCAACGGCTTTGACATGTCGAGCTACGCGCACCGCAACGACACCGTTCGGTCGGTACACGCCGCTGTGCTGCGCAAAACCGACCCATCGCCCGCCGCCCCGGAAAGCGATGACGAAAAGGTGGGCGAAGAGAAAAAAAGCGGTGACGGCACGGCGGCCGGCGGCGGGACGGGACGACCGGGCGACAAGCCCAAGGAAACGCCGAAGGTCGTTATTGACTTCGATGGGCTAAGCCAACGCATCGTCGCCCTGCCGATTCCAGCGCGCGCTTTTGTCGGCTTTGACGTAGGGAAGTCGAATACGTTGTACCTGTACGAGTCTAGCGGCGGCGGACCCGGTGGTGGGCCAAGCACAGCGGGACTCATCGTGCACAAGTTCGACGTGGAGAAGCGGAAGCTTGAAAAAATTCTGGAAGGCGTTGCCCGCTTCCAGCCGACGGCGAACGGTGAGAAGTGTCTCTACCAGCAGGGACAAAACTGGTTCATCGCCTCCCTGAGCGCCCCCATCAAACCGGGTGAGGGCAAGCTGCGGACGGAGGAAATGGAAGTCAAGGTCGAGCCGCGCTTGGAGTGGGCGCAGATGTACCGCGAAGTGTGGCGGCTGGAGCGCGACTTCTTCTACGACCCGACGTACCACGGCTTGGATTTGCAGGCGACGGCGCGGAAATACGAGCCGTATCTCAAGGCCGTTATGCACCGGGCGGATTTGAACTATCTCTTTGAGGAAATGCTTGGCGAACTGAGCGTCGGGCATCTCTACGTACGCGGCGGCGACTTGCCGGAAATCAGACGTGTATCGGGCGGGCTGCTCGGCGCGGATTACACGGTTGAGAACGGCCGCTACCGCATCGCCAAGATTTACGAAGGCGAGAACTGGAACCCGCAGCTTCGTGCGCCGCTGACGCAGCCGGGCGTCAACGTCAACGTCGGAGATTACATTCTGGCCGTCAACGGCGAAGAAGTGACGGCGGCCGAGGACATTCATCGGTATTTTGAAGGGACGGCCGACAAGCAAATCGTCTTGAAGGTCAGCCCGACGCCGGACGGTTCCAACGCCCGGACAGTCACGGTCGTGCCGACGGCGAGTGAGTCAAGTCTCCGCAATTTGGCGTGGATTGAAGGCAACCGGCGGCGCGTCGCCGAACTGAGCGGCGGGCGGCTGGCCTACCTCTGGCTGCCGGATACGGCGGCGGGCGGCTACACGAACTTCAACCGTTACTTCTTCTCGCAACTCGACAAGGAAGGGGCGGTTGTGGACGAGCGGTTCAACGGCGGCGGACAGGCGGCCGACTACATCATTGACTACCTGCGCAAGCCGCTGCTGAGTTACTGGGCGGTACGCGACGGTGAGGATTTCCGCACGCCGTTTGGGACGCTGCCAGGGCCGAAAGTTATGATTATCAACGAGTACGCCGGTTCGGGCGGCGATTTGATGCCGTGGATGTTCCGGCGACTTGGCATCGGGCCACTGGTTGGCAAGCGGACATGGGGCGGGTTGGTCGGCATCGGTGGCTATCCGGCGTTGATGGACGGCGGGACGGTTACGGCCCCGCACTTTGCGTTCTATTCGCCGGAAGGCAAGTGGGAGATTGAAAATCACGGCGTTGCGCCGGACATCGAAGTTGAGCTTGACCCGCAGGCGTGGCGCAACGGGCGCGACACCCAGCTTGAACGGGCGGTGGCGGTCGCTATGGAAACCCTGACGAAGAATCCGCCGCCCGCGAAGCCGAAGCGTCCAGCGTATCCAAACTACCACCCTCGGAAGTAG
- a CDS encoding UDP-glucose/GDP-mannose dehydrogenase family protein, which yields MHIAIVGTGYVGLVTGACFAEFGVHVTCVDKDVAKIAMLKEGRVPIYEPGLDVLIAKNRRAGRIHFTTDLKAAVQGALVVFIAVGTPPNPDGSPDLSQVEAVAAQIAEALDGYKVIVTKSTVPTGTGQAIRRVMEERCPAGASFSVASNPEFLREGDAINDFMHPERIIIGCEDPQANAILRDLYAPLLQTGVPLVATTVETAELIKYASNAFLAVKISFINDMALLCDRLGCDVVDVAHGMGLDSRIGNKFLSPGPGYGGSCFPKDTQALAHLARSHGHVLRIVEAGIAVNAGMHDAMLHKIKTLLGEPYHEKVAGLLGLTFKPETSDLRESPALAIAKGVRALGVTLRASDPVAIPEAQALLPDVTFCEDPYETAAGCDLLIIATEWNLYRKLDLERLHAVMRTPAIADLRNVCDPAQARRAGFRYLGVGRK from the coding sequence ATGCACATCGCTATCGTGGGTACAGGTTACGTGGGTCTCGTCACTGGGGCCTGCTTTGCGGAATTCGGCGTCCACGTCACCTGCGTGGACAAAGACGTCGCCAAAATCGCCATGTTGAAAGAGGGGCGCGTCCCGATTTACGAGCCGGGTCTTGACGTGCTGATTGCGAAAAACCGCCGCGCCGGCCGGATTCACTTCACAACCGACCTGAAAGCCGCCGTTCAGGGGGCGCTGGTGGTGTTTATTGCCGTTGGGACACCGCCTAACCCTGACGGCAGCCCCGACTTATCGCAGGTTGAGGCCGTCGCCGCGCAGATCGCCGAGGCGCTGGACGGCTATAAGGTTATCGTCACGAAAAGCACCGTCCCAACTGGGACAGGCCAGGCCATTCGGCGCGTAATGGAGGAACGGTGTCCGGCCGGAGCGAGTTTCAGCGTGGCGTCAAATCCCGAATTCCTGCGCGAAGGCGACGCCATCAACGATTTTATGCACCCGGAGCGCATCATCATCGGCTGTGAAGACCCGCAGGCGAACGCAATTTTACGCGACCTTTATGCACCACTGCTGCAAACGGGCGTCCCGCTCGTCGCCACGACAGTCGAGACTGCGGAACTCATCAAGTACGCCTCGAACGCCTTTCTGGCCGTCAAGATTTCCTTCATCAACGACATGGCGTTGTTGTGCGATCGGCTGGGCTGCGATGTCGTGGATGTCGCGCATGGGATGGGCCTAGACAGTCGCATTGGCAACAAGTTTTTGTCGCCGGGGCCAGGCTACGGCGGTTCATGTTTTCCCAAGGACACACAGGCGCTGGCGCATCTGGCGCGCAGCCACGGCCATGTGCTGCGGATTGTCGAAGCCGGCATTGCCGTCAACGCTGGCATGCACGACGCCATGCTGCACAAAATCAAAACGCTGCTGGGCGAGCCGTACCACGAAAAGGTCGCCGGGCTACTGGGATTGACGTTCAAGCCCGAAACGAGCGACCTGCGCGAATCGCCGGCGCTGGCGATTGCGAAGGGCGTACGGGCGTTGGGAGTGACGCTCCGAGCAAGCGATCCCGTCGCCATCCCCGAAGCCCAAGCGCTGCTGCCGGATGTGACGTTTTGTGAAGACCCCTATGAGACGGCCGCCGGCTGCGACCTACTCATCATCGCCACTGAGTGGAATCTCTACCGCAAGCTGGATTTGGAACGGCTTCATGCCGTGATGCGGACGCCGGCCATCGCCGACCTGCGCAACGTTTGCGATCCGGCGCAAGCCCGGCGCGCCGGATTTCGTTACCTTGGCGTCGGACGCAAGTAG
- a CDS encoding KpsF/GutQ family sugar-phosphate isomerase, with the protein MTHLERGRQVLRVEAEAVARLVDRLNADFDRAVEIILAGRGHVVTLGMGKSGFVARKTSATLASLGTPSFFLHPAEAAHGDIGRVTEEDVLLVFSHSGETDEIVRLLPSFRRMALPLIAVLGRDDSTLGRAATAVLLTWVDSEACPLNLAPTASTTAAMALGDALAVAVGAARGFAPEDFAARHPGGKLGRELLRVRDVMHVGDDVPRVAPTTLMPDIIHEISRKGFGITTVVDAEGRLVGVISDGDLRRLMEHQPDVFLQLTATQALAGRRSRHSRPRTARAGDRAVAALRAMEDHRITSLIIVDAADRVEGIVHLHDLWGVLSPVPPVGTNQPV; encoded by the coding sequence ATGACACATCTCGAACGTGGACGGCAGGTGCTGCGGGTTGAAGCGGAAGCCGTCGCGCGTCTGGTAGACCGCTTGAACGCCGACTTTGACCGCGCCGTGGAGATTATTCTTGCCGGACGTGGGCATGTCGTGACGCTGGGGATGGGCAAAAGCGGCTTCGTTGCGCGCAAGACCTCGGCGACGCTCGCCAGTCTAGGTACGCCGTCGTTTTTCCTGCATCCAGCGGAAGCCGCGCACGGCGACATTGGGCGCGTGACCGAAGAAGATGTGCTGCTCGTGTTTTCCCATAGTGGCGAGACGGACGAAATTGTTCGGCTGCTGCCTAGCTTTCGGCGGATGGCGTTGCCGCTCATCGCTGTCCTAGGGCGTGACGATTCGACGCTTGGACGCGCGGCGACGGCGGTTTTGCTCACGTGGGTGGACAGTGAAGCCTGTCCGCTCAACCTTGCTCCGACGGCTTCCACCACGGCGGCTATGGCGCTAGGGGATGCCCTGGCCGTCGCCGTCGGTGCGGCGCGTGGCTTTGCTCCCGAAGACTTCGCCGCCCGGCATCCCGGCGGCAAGCTTGGACGCGAACTGCTGCGGGTGCGCGATGTAATGCACGTCGGCGACGACGTACCCCGCGTCGCGCCGACGACGCTGATGCCGGACATCATCCACGAGATTTCGCGCAAGGGTTTCGGCATAACGACCGTCGTGGACGCTGAAGGGCGACTGGTCGGCGTGATTTCCGACGGCGACTTGCGACGCCTGATGGAGCATCAACCGGACGTGTTTTTGCAGTTGACGGCGACGCAGGCGCTGGCTGGACGCCGTTCCCGACATTCGCGACCACGTACGGCGCGCGCCGGCGACCGAGCGGTGGCGGCGCTGCGCGCGATGGAAGACCACCGGATTACGTCTTTGATCATCGTGGACGCCGCCGACCGCGTTGAGGGGATCGTGCATCTCCATGACCTCTGGGGCGTCCTGTCGCCTGTCCCACCCGTCGGTACGAACCAACCGGTTTGA